A single region of the Sorghum bicolor cultivar BTx623 chromosome 9, Sorghum_bicolor_NCBIv3, whole genome shotgun sequence genome encodes:
- the LOC8077010 gene encoding probable inactive receptor kinase At5g58300: MWHLKLIAFLYGSLFFMHLPYARGSDLNTDKQALLAFAASLPHGRKVNWTSTTQVCTSWVGITCTLDGTRVREVRLPAIGLFGPIPSGTLGKLDALEVLSLRSNRLTINLPPDVPSIPSLRSLYLQHNNLSGIIPSSLSSSLTFLDLSYNSFNGEIPSEVQAITELTALLLQNNSLSGPIPDLRLPKLRHLDLSNNNLSGPIPPSLQKFPATSFLGNAFLCGFPLEPCPGTPAPSPSPPSPQNGKRSFWKKLSRGVKIAIAAGGGAVLLILILILLVCIFKRKRDAEHGAASSSSKGKSIAGGRGEKSKGEYSSGVQEAERNKLFFFEGCSYNFDLEDLLRASAEVLGKGSYGTTYKAVLEDGTTVVVKRLKEVVAGKREFEQQMELIGKVCQHQNTVPLRAYYYSKDEKLLVYDYVPLGSLCAALHGNKAAGRTPLDWETRVKIALGAARGMAYLHAEGGGKFIHGNIKSSNILISQELSACVTEFGLAQLMATPHVHPRLIGYRSPEVLETRKPTQKSDVYSFGVLLLEMLTGKAPLRSPGRDDSIEHLPRWVQSVVREEWTSEVFDVDLLRHPNVEDEMVQMLHVAMACVAVVPDERPRMEEVVSRIEEIRSSYSETKTSPEDNPREGAF, encoded by the exons ATGTGGCATCTCAAGCTGATAGCTTTTCTTTATGGCTCTCTTTTCTTTATGCACCTTCCATATGCTAGAGGTTCTGACCTAAACACCGATAAGCAGGCCCTTCTTGCATTTGCTGCATCACTGCCTCATGGCAGAAAGGTCAACTGGACCTCCACAACCCAAGTCTGCACATCCTGGGTTGGCATTACATGCACACTGGATGGGACACGTGTGCGGGAAGTCCGACTACCTGCAATAGGGCTTTTTGGTCCTATCCCATCGGGCACACTTGGCAAGCTTGATGCCTTGGAGGTGTTGAGCCTTAGGTCAAACCGTCTTACTATTAATCTCCCTCCTGATGTACCATCTATTCCCTCGTTGCGTTCTCTTTATCTTCAACACAATAACCTGTCCGGAATTATACCAAGTTCACTATCTTCCAGTCTAACATTCTTAGACCTGTCCTATAACTCATTCAATGGAGAAATACCATCGGAGGTGCAAGCCATCACTGAACTGACAGCATTGCTTCTCCAGAACAACTCTCTTTCTGGACCCATCCCTGACCTTCGCCTCCCCAAGTTGAGACATTTGGATTTGAGCAACAATAACCTGAGTGGACCTATACCACCCTCCCTGCAGAAGTTCCCAgctacttcttttctgggaaaTGCCTTTCTGTGTGGATTTCCATTGGAACCATGTCCAGGGACACCAGCTCCTTCTCCGTCGCCTCCATCGCCCCAAAATGGCAAAAGAAGCTTCTGGAAAAAACTCAGCCGTGGTGTCAAAATTGCAatagctgctggaggaggggctGTATTATTAATTTTGATCCTCATCCTCTTGGTATGCATCTTCAAAAGAAAGAGAGATGCAGAGCATGGCGCAGCATCATCTTCATCCAAAGGAAAGTCTATTGCAGGTGGAAGGGGAGAAAAATCCAAGGGGGAATACAGCAGTGGTGTTCAAGAAGCGGAGAGAAACAAACTGTTTTTCTTTGAGGGATGTTCATATAATTTTGACTTGGAGGATCTGTTGAGGGCTTCGGCTGAAGTTCTTGGAAAAGGAAGTTATGGGACTACCTACAAAGCTGTTCTGGAGGATGGAACAACAGTGGTGGTCAAGAGGttgaaggaagtggtggcgggaaAGAGGGAATTTGAACAACAGATGGAGCTAATTGGCAAGGTTTGCCAGCATCAGAACACTGTCCCATTGCGTGCTTACTACTACTCCAAGGACGAGAAGCTCTTGGTGTATGACTATGTCCCATTAGGTAGCCTTTGTGCTGCTTTGCATG GGAATAAAGCTGCTGGAAGAACCCCATTGGACTGGGAGACCCGAGTGAAAATAGCTCTGGGCGCTGCACGCGGGATGGCTTATCTTCACGCTGAGGGTGGCGGGAAGTTCATTCACGGGAACATCAAGTCAAGTAACATCCTTATCTCACAGGAACTCAGCGCCTGCGTCACTGAGTTCGGCCTTGCCCAGCTCATGGCCACGCCCCACGTCCACCCACGGCTCATCGGGTACCGCTCACCCGAGGTCCTCGAGACGAGGAAACCGACGCAGAAATCCGACGTCTACAGCTTCGGCGTCCTCCTCCTCGAGATGCTCACGGGTAAAGCCCCTCTCAGGTCCCCCGGGCGTGATGATTCCATCGAGCACCTCCCCAGGTGGGTGCAGTCCGTGGTCCGGGAAGAGTGGACGTCGGAGGTTTTCGACGTCGACTTGCTAAGGCACCCGAACGTCGAGGACGAGATGGTCCAGATGCTCCATGTCGCGATGGCATGCGTTGCAGTTGTCCCCGACGAGCGGCCTCGGATGGAGGAGGTGGTCAGCAGGATCGAGGAGATCCGGAGCTCCTACTCGGAGACGAAGACGTCCCCGGAGGACAATCCCAGGGAGGGCGCTTTCTAA